Proteins co-encoded in one Flavivirga eckloniae genomic window:
- a CDS encoding phosphodiester glycosidase family protein: MRKAPILLFYLAIFYICISSSCGQASHNFEDPRFVIHTVDLKQQTLKFYWKNDHGVSIKNHKNLKKHLDHKSQKLIFATNGGMYLKDGTPQGLFIENGIVKTPLDTLKKDYGNFYLEPNGVFYLTKDNKGVVCKTETFKLSKTITYATQSGPMLVIDNKIHPVFKKGSKHLHIRNGIGVLPDGNLLFAMSKDLISLYDFAEFFKNNGCKNALYLDGFVSRTYLPSKNWKQLDGNFGVIIAETKEMN, from the coding sequence ATGAGGAAGGCACCTATACTTCTTTTCTATTTGGCAATCTTTTATATTTGTATTAGCTCTTCATGCGGTCAAGCTAGTCATAATTTTGAAGACCCAAGATTCGTTATACATACTGTTGATTTAAAACAACAGACCCTCAAGTTTTATTGGAAAAATGATCATGGCGTTTCTATTAAAAATCACAAAAATTTAAAAAAACATCTTGACCATAAATCTCAAAAATTAATTTTTGCCACAAATGGAGGTATGTATCTGAAAGATGGCACACCTCAAGGGTTATTTATAGAAAATGGCATTGTTAAAACCCCTTTAGATACTTTAAAAAAAGATTATGGCAATTTTTACTTAGAACCTAATGGTGTTTTTTACTTAACAAAAGACAATAAAGGGGTGGTTTGTAAAACTGAAACATTTAAGCTTAGCAAAACTATAACTTATGCGACACAATCCGGACCAATGCTAGTAATAGATAATAAAATACATCCAGTATTTAAAAAGGGCTCAAAACATTTGCATATAAGAAATGGTATTGGTGTTCTCCCGGATGGAAATCTTTTATTTGCCATGTCGAAAGACTTGATCTCACTATACGATTTTGCTGAATTTTTTAAAAATAATGGTTGTAAAAATGCCCTATACCTTGACGGATTTGTATCGAGAACCTACTTACCATCAAAGAACTGGAAACAATTAGACGGTAATTTTGGAGTAATTATTGCTGAGACAAAAGAAATGAATTAA
- a CDS encoding SDR family NAD(P)-dependent oxidoreductase: MKKTALITGATSGIGEATAYEFAKHNIDLVLCGRRLERLKAIQNELERLTNVHILNFDVRDKEKTRQAIESLPDTFNTIDILINNAGNAHGLDPINEGSIDDWDAMMDINVKGLLYVSKAIIPQMTARQSGHIINIGSSAGKEVYPKGNVYCASKHAVLAITEGMRIDLNPFGIKVGAINPGLVETEFSQVRFKGDNTVAGSVYKGFKALQAEDIAEIIYFAVSRPPHVNIADLLVFPTAQANSVTVKKDL, from the coding sequence ATGAAAAAAACAGCCCTAATTACAGGAGCGACAAGCGGTATTGGAGAAGCAACTGCTTATGAGTTTGCAAAGCATAACATCGATTTAGTATTGTGCGGAAGACGTCTGGAACGACTAAAAGCTATTCAAAATGAATTGGAGCGCTTAACCAACGTTCATATTCTAAATTTCGATGTGCGCGATAAAGAAAAAACACGTCAAGCTATTGAATCGTTACCAGATACCTTTAATACCATTGATATTTTAATAAACAATGCGGGTAACGCCCATGGTTTAGATCCCATAAATGAAGGAAGCATTGATGACTGGGACGCTATGATGGACATTAATGTTAAAGGACTGTTGTATGTAAGCAAAGCTATTATTCCGCAAATGACAGCACGTCAATCGGGACATATCATTAATATCGGATCATCGGCAGGTAAAGAAGTTTATCCCAAAGGAAATGTATACTGCGCCAGTAAACATGCTGTTCTAGCTATTACAGAAGGTATGCGTATCGATTTAAATCCGTTTGGAATAAAAGTGGGCGCCATAAACCCCGGCTTGGTAGAAACGGAATTCTCGCAGGTGCGTTTTAAAGGAGACAATACGGTTGCGGGCTCTGTTTACAAAGGTTTTAAAGCTTTACAGGCTGAAGATATTGCCGAGATTATTTATTTCGCTGTATCCCGACCTCCTCATGTGAATATTGCAGATTTATTGGTGTTTCCAACTGCCCAGGCGAATAGTGTTACTGTGAAAAAGGATTTATAA
- a CDS encoding DUF4382 domain-containing protein — MKTLTKLKSILLVSLVVSFFGCKNFETNNVGAQVPPTISIKLADESGNFEAENVGIFDVMIKMDEENEWLSLNSKQKGESLSGITGDFNELLVNEFPIKSGTLEQIKLVLGDAKGQDLKLELDAAIEAGYAYDFVLDFNIEPVSVTGKIGGISLRSEMRVATDASSGIIEGSVSPPDEPTIVSVVDTKETPETEDDEVISAYTNYAGDFALWGVPTGTYEVVLTPVDENSKYKVTKISNIQVINGQTTVIQSIL, encoded by the coding sequence ATGAAGACCTTGACTAAGCTAAAATCAATTCTTCTTGTTTCACTAGTTGTTTCTTTTTTCGGGTGCAAAAATTTTGAAACAAATAATGTAGGTGCACAAGTACCACCAACCATTTCGATAAAACTAGCAGATGAGTCTGGAAATTTTGAGGCAGAAAATGTTGGGATTTTTGATGTGATGATTAAAATGGATGAGGAAAATGAATGGCTATCGCTTAATTCAAAACAAAAAGGAGAGAGCTTATCTGGTATAACAGGAGACTTCAATGAACTTTTAGTGAACGAATTTCCCATTAAGTCTGGAACTTTAGAACAAATAAAACTAGTATTGGGTGATGCTAAGGGACAGGATTTAAAATTAGAATTAGATGCTGCAATTGAAGCTGGCTATGCTTATGATTTTGTTTTAGATTTTAACATTGAACCTGTTTCAGTTACAGGAAAAATAGGAGGTATTAGTTTAAGGTCGGAGATGCGAGTGGCAACTGATGCGAGTTCTGGAATTATAGAAGGATCTGTTTCCCCTCCAGACGAACCAACCATTGTATCTGTTGTAGACACAAAAGAAACGCCAGAAACCGAAGACGACGAAGTTATATCGGCTTATACGAATTATGCAGGTGATTTTGCCCTTTGGGGCGTTCCTACCGGAACTTACGAGGTGGTATTAACACCTGTAGATGAAAATTCTAAATATAAAGTAACAAAGATTTCTAATATACAAGTGATTAATGGGCAAACTACCGTTATTCAGTCAATTCTTTAA
- a CDS encoding AAA family ATPase, with translation MQETGTIDIKTINEKIEKESAFVDLLMLEMNKVIVGQKHMVERLLIGLLGRGHILLEGVPGLAKTLAINTLAQAVDGSFSRIQFTPDLLPADVTGTLIYNMKVNDFSIKKGPIFANFVLADEINRAPAKVQSALLEAMQEKQVTIGDETFVLDKPFLVMATQNPVEQEGTYPLPEAQVDRFMLKTVIDYPKIDEEQLIMRANLKGAWDKVNPVVPVSQILKAQEVVREVYMDEKIEKYILDIIFATRYPEKYKLADLKPLISFGASPRGSINLATAAKCYAFIKRRGYVIPEDVRAVVYDVLRHRIGITYEAEAENVTSVDIINKIVNEIEVP, from the coding sequence ATGCAAGAAACAGGTACAATTGATATTAAGACAATTAATGAGAAAATTGAAAAGGAGAGCGCTTTTGTTGATTTACTGATGTTGGAAATGAATAAAGTAATTGTAGGCCAAAAACATATGGTAGAACGGTTACTTATTGGGTTGTTAGGTCGAGGGCATATCTTGCTTGAAGGTGTTCCTGGGTTAGCAAAAACCTTGGCTATTAATACCTTGGCGCAAGCAGTAGATGGAAGCTTTAGCAGAATACAATTCACCCCAGACTTATTACCAGCCGATGTTACGGGAACATTAATCTACAATATGAAGGTTAATGATTTTTCGATAAAGAAGGGACCTATATTTGCTAATTTTGTGTTAGCAGATGAGATTAATAGAGCGCCAGCAAAAGTACAATCGGCATTACTTGAAGCCATGCAGGAAAAACAGGTGACTATTGGCGACGAAACGTTTGTATTAGATAAGCCATTTTTAGTAATGGCAACACAAAATCCTGTAGAGCAGGAAGGGACTTATCCGTTACCAGAAGCTCAGGTTGACCGTTTTATGTTAAAAACGGTTATCGACTACCCGAAGATTGACGAAGAACAATTAATCATGAGAGCGAATTTAAAAGGGGCTTGGGATAAAGTAAATCCCGTGGTTCCTGTTTCGCAAATACTAAAAGCTCAAGAGGTTGTTCGAGAAGTTTACATGGACGAAAAAATTGAAAAATACATTCTGGATATCATATTTGCAACACGATATCCTGAGAAATATAAACTAGCAGATTTAAAACCTCTTATTTCTTTTGGGGCATCGCCACGTGGAAGTATCAATTTAGCAACAGCGGCTAAATGTTATGCTTTTATTAAGCGTCGTGGTTATGTAATTCCAGAAGATGTTCGTGCTGTTGTTTATGATGTATTAAGACATAGAATAGGGATTACTTACGAGGCCGAGGCCGAAAACGTAACTTCAGTTGATATTATCAATAAAATCGTAAACGAAATAGAAGTACCATAA
- a CDS encoding DUF58 domain-containing protein encodes MDTKELLKKVRKIEIKTRRLSDHIFGGEYHSTFKGRGMTFSEVRQYQFGDDVRNIDWNVTARYNEPYVKVFEEERELTMMLMVDISGSELFGTEQQFKNEVVTEIAATLAFSATQNNDKIGLILFSDKVELYIPPKKGRSHVLRIIRELIEFKPESKQTNLAEALKFMQNVMKKKAIVFVLSDFIADDYDQTMKIVSGKHDVTGIRVYDKHEVSIPNLGMVEMEDEETGEFMLVNTSSKKVRLNYSTFYKEKVDYYKESFTKSGAGAIDCRVDESYVKKLLGYFKRRG; translated from the coding sequence ATGGATACTAAAGAATTACTAAAAAAAGTACGAAAAATAGAGATTAAGACGCGTCGTTTGTCTGATCATATATTTGGAGGGGAATATCATTCAACCTTTAAGGGGCGTGGTATGACTTTTAGTGAAGTGCGCCAGTATCAATTTGGGGACGATGTTCGAAATATAGATTGGAACGTAACAGCACGTTACAACGAACCCTATGTAAAGGTTTTTGAAGAAGAACGAGAACTTACCATGATGCTTATGGTAGATATATCGGGTTCTGAGCTGTTTGGAACAGAACAGCAGTTTAAAAACGAAGTGGTTACAGAAATAGCAGCAACCTTAGCGTTTTCTGCCACGCAAAACAACGATAAAATTGGTCTCATCTTATTTTCCGATAAGGTAGAGCTTTATATACCACCCAAAAAAGGACGTTCGCACGTGCTTCGTATCATTCGGGAACTTATCGAGTTTAAACCGGAAAGCAAACAGACAAATTTGGCAGAAGCATTAAAGTTTATGCAAAACGTCATGAAGAAAAAAGCCATAGTGTTTGTACTGTCCGATTTTATTGCCGACGATTACGACCAAACCATGAAAATTGTTTCAGGGAAACATGATGTAACTGGTATACGGGTTTACGATAAACACGAAGTAAGCATACCAAATTTAGGAATGGTAGAAATGGAAGATGAAGAAACCGGAGAATTCATGTTGGTAAATACATCATCGAAAAAAGTCAGACTTAATTACAGCACTTTCTACAAGGAAAAAGTAGACTATTATAAAGAAAGTTTTACAAAATCGGGTGCAGGGGCAATAGATTGTCGCGTAGACGAAAGCTATGTGAAAAAGCTTCTGGGGTATTTTAAAAGAAGAGGATAA
- a CDS encoding vWA domain-containing protein — protein MFEGIEFLNKEFFWLLLALPLAVLWYILKHKKQTAELKISSLKGFKITNSWLPKLKHLLFVLRLVALALLIMALARPQTVDVSTKTKTTRGIDIVMAIDVSASMLAKDLSPNRLEALKKVAAEFIKGRPNDRIGLVEYAGESYTKTPITSDKAIVIRSLKSIQYNNIIEGGTAIGMGLATSVNRLKDSKATSKVIILLTDGVNNSGFIDPKIASELAVEYDIKTYTIGLGTNGMALSPVRILPNGSFQYGRIQVEIDEELLKEIANVTGGKYFRATDNRKLEEIYDEINKLEKTEIEEFKFYNYEEKYRSLVILAGLLLIIELLLRFTIFRSFV, from the coding sequence ATGTTTGAGGGAATCGAATTTTTAAATAAAGAATTTTTCTGGTTATTGCTAGCACTTCCGCTAGCTGTACTATGGTACATATTAAAACACAAAAAGCAAACCGCAGAGCTAAAAATATCAAGCTTAAAAGGCTTTAAAATTACCAATTCCTGGTTGCCAAAACTAAAGCACTTATTATTCGTTTTGCGTTTGGTTGCATTAGCTTTATTAATTATGGCATTGGCTAGACCCCAAACAGTAGATGTTTCAACGAAAACAAAAACGACCAGAGGGATAGATATTGTAATGGCTATAGATGTTTCTGCAAGTATGTTGGCTAAGGATTTATCACCAAATAGATTGGAAGCGTTAAAAAAAGTAGCGGCAGAATTTATTAAAGGCAGGCCAAACGATAGAATTGGTCTGGTAGAATATGCTGGAGAAAGCTATACAAAAACACCAATAACTAGTGATAAAGCTATAGTAATAAGATCCTTAAAGAGTATACAATATAATAATATTATTGAAGGTGGGACTGCTATAGGTATGGGGCTGGCAACATCAGTAAACCGATTAAAAGATAGTAAAGCTACCAGTAAGGTGATTATTTTGTTAACCGATGGTGTAAACAATTCAGGGTTTATCGATCCTAAAATTGCTAGCGAACTTGCGGTTGAATACGACATAAAGACCTATACCATTGGTTTAGGAACAAACGGAATGGCACTCTCGCCAGTTCGTATTTTGCCTAATGGTTCATTCCAATACGGACGTATTCAAGTGGAGATTGACGAAGAGCTGTTAAAAGAAATTGCCAACGTTACTGGAGGTAAATATTTTAGAGCTACAGATAATAGGAAATTGGAAGAGATTTATGATGAAATTAATAAGCTGGAAAAAACAGAAATCGAAGAATTTAAATTTTATAATTACGAAGAGAAATACAGGTCGTTAGTTATCCTTGCAGGACTATTACTCATTATAGAATTGCTGTTGCGCTTTACGATTTTTAGAAGCTTCGTTTAA
- a CDS encoding vWA domain-containing protein yields MYQLEEKIWFWALGIIPVIILFFLMLQFWKYKTQNKFADKRLLKKLSPNTSVFKSVLKIGVLSLAFACLAIALVNPKIGTKLETVKREGVDIVFAIDVSKSMLAEDIAPNRLEKSKQLVTQIINNLASDRIGIIAYAGKAFPQLPITTDYASAKMFLQSMNTDMLSSQGTAINEAIKLAKTYFDDEQQTNRVLVIISDGEDHSEEAAAIAEEANEEGIRIFTIGVGDVKGGPIPERRNGIVLNYKKDSKGETVITRLNEETLKAIADEANGAYINGESTNDVVENIREILNSMDKTEFEAKQFADFKDQFQWFLGFGIFLLLLDVFLLERKTAWLKKLNLFNENL; encoded by the coding sequence ATGTATCAATTAGAAGAGAAAATATGGTTTTGGGCATTAGGTATTATTCCAGTAATAATCCTATTCTTTTTGATGCTTCAGTTTTGGAAATATAAAACACAAAACAAATTTGCAGATAAAAGATTGCTTAAAAAGTTAAGCCCAAATACATCCGTATTCAAATCAGTTTTAAAAATAGGGGTTTTGAGCCTTGCTTTTGCTTGTTTGGCAATAGCATTGGTAAATCCCAAAATAGGTACAAAACTAGAAACGGTTAAACGAGAAGGTGTAGATATTGTATTTGCTATCGATGTATCTAAGAGTATGTTGGCAGAAGATATTGCGCCAAATAGGTTAGAAAAATCAAAACAACTCGTTACCCAGATTATCAATAATTTGGCGAGCGATCGCATTGGTATAATAGCATACGCAGGGAAAGCATTTCCGCAGTTACCCATTACAACAGATTATGCGTCTGCTAAGATGTTTTTACAGAGCATGAATACCGATATGCTATCATCACAAGGAACTGCTATAAACGAAGCCATTAAATTAGCAAAAACCTATTTTGATGATGAACAGCAAACCAATCGAGTACTGGTTATTATTTCGGATGGTGAAGATCATAGCGAAGAAGCGGCTGCTATAGCAGAGGAAGCCAATGAAGAAGGCATTCGAATATTTACAATAGGTGTGGGTGATGTAAAAGGTGGGCCTATTCCAGAGAGGCGAAATGGTATTGTTTTAAACTACAAGAAGGATAGCAAGGGAGAAACCGTTATTACTCGTTTAAATGAAGAAACGCTTAAAGCTATAGCAGATGAAGCTAATGGCGCTTATATAAATGGGGAAAGTACAAACGATGTTGTTGAAAATATTCGTGAAATTTTAAACAGCATGGATAAAACAGAATTTGAAGCCAAGCAATTTGCCGATTTTAAAGATCAATTTCAATGGTTTTTAGGATTTGGAATTTTCCTTTTGCTATTAGATGTTTTTCTATTGGAGCGTAAGACAGCTTGGTTAAAAAAACTGAATTTGTTTAACGAGAATCTTTAG
- a CDS encoding tetratricopeptide repeat protein, which yields MKQIVLVLLTCITSIASFAQEEDDKAQRLALKKANGYVYEGNNSINNDDFVSGEMAYRQAISKQPNTVAGIYNLGNAYYKEGNYEEALYRHEQAAKATTSKSEKHKAYHNIGNILMQNKKCKEAVEAFKSALRNDPTDNETRYNLGIAKICAEQQKDQQDQNKDDKKKDQNKDDQDKKDNENKKDQKDQKDQNNEDQKDKGDQDKKDDEGKPKDDKKDKGKGEDEQKDKQKPKPKPGQMSPQQIKNLLEAMNNQEQKVQEKMNAVKEKGAKIKTEKDW from the coding sequence ATGAAACAGATAGTATTAGTTCTATTAACATGCATTACCTCAATAGCTTCTTTTGCTCAGGAAGAAGATGATAAAGCACAAAGGTTAGCGTTAAAAAAGGCTAATGGCTATGTTTATGAGGGAAATAATTCAATAAATAATGACGATTTTGTTTCTGGAGAAATGGCATACAGACAAGCTATTTCTAAACAACCAAATACGGTAGCTGGAATTTACAATTTAGGAAACGCGTATTATAAAGAAGGTAATTACGAAGAAGCTCTTTATCGTCATGAGCAAGCTGCAAAGGCTACTACTTCAAAATCGGAAAAGCATAAAGCATATCATAACATCGGCAATATTTTAATGCAGAATAAAAAGTGCAAGGAAGCCGTTGAAGCCTTTAAAAGTGCTTTGAGAAACGATCCAACAGACAACGAAACACGTTACAATTTAGGAATAGCTAAGATTTGTGCAGAACAGCAGAAAGATCAGCAAGACCAAAATAAGGACGATAAAAAGAAGGATCAGAATAAAGACGATCAAGACAAAAAAGATAACGAGAATAAAAAAGATCAGAAAGACCAAAAAGATCAAAATAACGAGGATCAAAAAGACAAAGGCGACCAGGACAAAAAAGATGATGAAGGAAAGCCAAAAGACGACAAAAAAGATAAAGGTAAGGGAGAAGATGAACAGAAAGATAAACAAAAGCCCAAGCCAAAACCTGGACAAATGTCGCCACAGCAAATAAAAAATTTATTGGAAGCCATGAACAATCAAGAACAAAAAGTTCAGGAAAAAATGAATGCGGTAAAAGAAAAAGGTGCCAAAATTAAAACGGAAAAGGACTGGTAG
- a CDS encoding four helix bundle protein: MKTNDLEERIIDFAVSIINLIEDVKNSYAGNYYGNQLIRSSGSPALNYGEARSAESHKDFVHKMGICLKELRESYNCLRIINKANLFNGNQVKMNKALDENNQLVSIFVASIKTSRSKNSNIKNR, translated from the coding sequence ATGAAAACAAATGATTTAGAAGAAAGAATAATTGATTTTGCTGTTTCGATAATTAACTTAATAGAAGATGTGAAAAATAGTTATGCAGGTAATTATTACGGAAACCAATTAATACGTTCTTCAGGTTCTCCTGCTCTCAATTATGGAGAAGCTAGGAGTGCCGAATCTCATAAAGATTTTGTTCATAAAATGGGAATCTGTTTAAAGGAACTTAGAGAATCATATAACTGTTTAAGGATAATTAATAAAGCTAATTTATTTAATGGAAATCAAGTTAAAATGAATAAAGCTTTAGATGAAAATAATCAATTAGTATCTATTTTTGTTGCCAGTATTAAAACATCGAGAAGTAAAAATTCAAATATCAAAAATCGCTAA